One segment of Papaver somniferum cultivar HN1 unplaced genomic scaffold, ASM357369v1 unplaced-scaffold_137, whole genome shotgun sequence DNA contains the following:
- the LOC113334613 gene encoding uncharacterized protein LOC113334613, producing the protein MYMSYFSLDLCPTGLDRVPGIVAEKKKPAAGVPLAGVGETICKFPSDPTVVLGSLSVVAPFICTGLGFVSVFYPYKNECCVINSFFVWSIDVWATISESLHHMNNVHQSKDYACPTAKTGLFGGAAFLCLNAMVFWLIFQMLTHNAREDYLKIRVIMDRFLLPPITKPS; encoded by the exons ATGTACATGAGTT ATTTTTCTCTTGATTTATGTCCTACGGGTTTGGATAGG GTACCAGGAATTGTTGCTGAGAAGAAAAAG CCTGCTGCTGGAGTTCCCTTGGCCGGAGTTGGTGAGACCATTTGCAAATTTCCATCAGACCCAACTGTGGTTTTAGGGAGTCTATCAGTTGTAGCTCCTTTCATCTGCACTGGACTTGGATTCGTTTCTGTGTTTTATCCTTACAAAA ATGAATGTTGTGTG ATAAATTCTTTCTTTGTGTGGTCTATTGATGTGTGGGCAACAATCTCAGAAAGCCTTCACCACATGAACAATGTGCATCAATCAAAAGACTATGCCTGCCCTACAGCCAAGACTGGGTTATTTGGAGGAGCTGCATTTCTCTGCCTCAATGCAATGGTGTTTTGGTTAATTTTCCAAATGTTGACACACAATGCTAGAGAGGACTACCTCAAAATAAGGGTGATTATGGACAGGTTCTTGCTACCACCGATTACGAAGCCAAGCTAA